From Ndongobacter massiliensis:
TCTTCCTGGGCTTTTGCAGTGATTTCGTCACCTGCCTTGAGGTCAACCTCGCTAGGCACGTCTGCTGTCCACTTGCCGTCTGCTCCTGCTGTAACTTCTACAGTCTTGTTTCCCGGGAATGTTACTGTTACATTAGCTCCCGGTTCGGCTGTTCCTGTTACCTTGTCATCTCCGGCTGTAACATCGTCGATTGTCGGTGTTGCTGACTTCTCGGTTACAGGTGCGGCTTTAACTGTGGTAGTTACTTCGTCTGAAACTTCCTTGCCTTCTTCCTGGGCTTTTGCAGTGATTTTGTCACCTGCCTTCAGGTCAACCCCGCTAGGCACGTCTGCTGTCCACTTGCCGTCTGCTCCTGCTGTAACTTCTACAGTCTTGTTTCCCGGGAATGTTACTGTTACATTAGCTCCCGGCTTGGCTGTTCCTGTGATTTCAGTTGCACCTTCTACCGGCTGATTTATCGTCGGTGTGTCTGTCTTCACTACGTTCTGAGTGTACTGTGCGTATGCTATAGCATCCGCTGTCAGCTTCTTCGGGAAGAACGCTGTTCCGCCTGCTGCTGTCGTATCCCAAGACTTAAAGCCTGCTCCGTCCTTTGTTGCTGTTGTCGCAGCGACATCTGCCGCCTTGACCTCGTAGGTCTTGAGTACCCAGTAGAAGCTTTCGCCTGTAATCTCTCCGCCGTTAGCATCCATTGTAAGCTTTACATACTTGTCTGCATCCGGATTGTTCGGATTACCGGTTCCAGGCACTACGTTCTGCGTGTACTGTGCGGTATAAGTTCCTGCCGCTACTGTTTCCGTATCTGCCGGGATGCTTGGATCCCATCCGTTCTTTGTGTAGCCGGAATCTGCAACGATTTCAGGTATATTGGCCTTGAATGCGCTCCACTTGACTGTGTTCTTTACGTTGAATGCAAGTGCGGCTACTCCTTCTACATCGCCATCCGGTCCTACGCCGTTTAGTTTTCCGTGCGCTCCCTTAAGGAACTTCACTGTTACATATCCTGTTGGCGGATTCGGATTATCCGGGTCTGCTGGTATTACGTTATTCAAATACTGTGCTGTAAATGTGATATCCGCATTGACTGTTTTCTCCGGAGTTGTTATTTCCGCGTTGTAATCAACTGCAGGACTTTCATCCGACTTCCATCCGGTGAAGCTGTATTCATCCGATGGATTGACACCAGGCACAACAAGAGCAGGGTCTGCCGCCTTCGCGTCTGTTATCTTCTTTCCGTCGAGTACGAAGAATACTGTTTTGGCTCCATCCGCAATATTTCCGTGATCGCCCTTTGCGAAGCTCACCTTATGATAGCCTTCCGGCACCGGTGTATCAGGCGTCTCAGGGACAATTACAACCGGCTTATCTCCCCATACGGCATATACTGTAATACCTTTTGTTACAGGGGATGCATCCGTGAAACGATAGTTACTGAGTGTTTCCTCGTCAGCTTCTCCTTCATGCCATATATAATTTTCTTGACCGTTAACCTGAGCGGCTTTGGTCGCCTCAATCATCTTCGCCCACATCTGTGAGTTTTCTTTCGGTGTTCCGTCCAGCTTCTCGGTTGACCAGCCGAGGAAATGAAGGTCATTATGATTCGTATCCTTCTTAGTCGGCTTATCTGTGACGAACTTTCTAAGTTCCAGGGCATCACCCGTCAGAGTATCGCCATTGTGGTCCTTGGTCGTACCGCCGTTAAATCCGTTAGGAGTATAACCGTTATCTGTCGAAGCTTTTTCATTCATCGGAACGATTCTCGTAACGGCTGCCGTATCAGCAGTACGCGCCGTCTTATAATCGAATTCGGTTCCTGCAGGATTAGTTGCAGTCGGTGCATTGAAGCCCTCAAAGGACTTGACGGTGATAGGCATTTTTCCGCCGTTCAAATCGAATTTAACCTTAGCCTGAACCTTCTCGACGACCTTGGCGCTTTCTACCGAACCGCTTCTAACATCGGTATTGGAGAATCGTATCGGCAGATCCTTCACTAATGTAGGAAGGGTAAACCCTGTTTGTCCTTCTGTTGTAAAGCTGAATCCCTTGGTCGCATATCCGTTTATGCTTACATCTATCGGTGTTCCGCTATCTTCTGCTGTTTCTCCTCCATCGTCAGCGCTGAACTTATATTTGGTGTCATCATGGTAATATACATTTATATCTGCAGCGCCATATTTCGAGCGCCCGGTGAAGTTTGTGGAATCCGTGAATATCTCATCCACATCCGGCGAGAGCGAAGTATTTGCAATGCATCCTCCTGCGAATGTTGCAACATAGTCGGCTTTTCTCGGCTTGCTTACGAGCGTCTCAGGACCTGGATTAAGCGTAATCTGCTTATTTCCGCTCGTTGTAGGTATAGTAAGCGTAACGCTTGTCGGTAAGGAAGTCGCCTTGTAGTCCGATGTCCTGAACGCAATTGCCTGTCCCTTAGGTATTGTCATTGAAAACGGCAAGGTGTATTTGAACTTACTGAAACCAGCGACCGGGCCGCCTCCATTATTTATGAAGTTTGATCTAAGTTCGATATCGTAAGGCTCATCACCTAGATTTAATGAATACCACTCTCCCCACACATTTGCAGAATGAGCACCGGATGTCTTACCTCCATTCCAGGTTATATTGATAACACTGCCTGCAGGTATTACTAAATCAGAATTCGTATCATTGCTTCCCGTAAATTCCATAAATTTCTGAGTGGAATCGAGAATAATACTGTTATAGAAATTAAAAGTACAAAGATCTTCCGTGGCAATTCCCGCGTCAGCAAGCTTTGATTTGTCAATATAATACTTAACTACCGTTACAAGACCACTGTTGAAGTCCGTAGTATCCGGCGGGAGAATTACATCTTTCGGTTGTTCACTCGTCAATACATTTTTCAAGCCTGCAAAGCTTGAGCCGAAACTGTAACCGTCTGAAGTAACCGTAGAGGCAACCTGGATCCCGGCATATCCCTGATGTAATGCACTGTTCTGACTTGTACTTAGATCATTTTGCGTTATTCTTACTTTCTTATTGTTGAACGGTTTACCTGTCTGATTGGCTATATACACCTCTGCTATAGTCCCCGATGCGTCCTGAGGCTTTAACACTTTAATAAGATCATCATTGAAAACCTGTCTAAATGCATAGCTATCTTTGAAAATCGTGTTTCCCGAACCGGATTTTGCAAATTTATAATGGACCTCAAGGCAGCTATTCTGTTCATCATATTTGACATACGTATGAGAACCGTAGAATTGCTTGACTCCACCGTCAGCTCTCCATGTTCCGAATACGTCACCAACGGTACCGACTTCATTATTGTTATTGACTCCCGGTACAAAGGTCATAAAGGTATACGAGTTGTAAGGCTTTACCTCTGTCTTAGTAGGAGTTGCGGCAGCGCAATAGGCATAATAATAGCCGGACTTCTTTTCCTTAGTAACTATCCTCATCTGAACGCGTGGTTCACCGGTAATGTCAGAGGTTTTCTTGCCTGCTTGCAACACGAGATCGATAGGAATTTCTGATATGCACGCACCACCAACCAGGTTATTATTATTCTCCAAATCCTGGGCCTTGACATTAACGGCTCCCGTTCTCTGAATTCCGGGATCCGTAAACGGAACAACCGTGGTGTAATTTGCACTGTCATGCATTCTTCTGTCCGCTTTACCCTTATACATTCCCGTGCCGGGATCATCCCAGTCAATAAGGTTGTACAAGCTGTCTTCGAATTTGAAGAAGGCAGTCTTCCACCAATTCGTCGCTAAATTCTGGAAAACTCTGAACGAAAGTCTTATTACCGTCCTTCCGTCCTGATTGATATATGTACCGACATAATTTATCATCGGTATTTTCATCCCCTCAGCTTGTCCGACAACGCGTATTTTCATTCCGTCGGGCAGCGGCCAGTAATCCATCTGTGCACTGGTCGTTTCATCTACGCTCCAGTCGGCCTTCTCAGTCTCAGCGAACACTTCTCCTATCGGCAACATTCCAAACGTTATCAGAAATGCCAAAAGGACAGCTATTATCCGCTTCGAAAGCATTGATAATTGACTAGTTTTCATGTCTCCCCCCTAAATTTTTCATGGCTCCTCCTAAATAATGTATGCTTAACCATTCGCTGTTAGTAGGTTGGCATCAGGTTTTCGATGATCTGTTCCAATAATTCACGATCCGAACATCCGATGTGCTTTTGCAGAAGCAATGATCCAAATGCCAGCCTCAGCGGCTTTGCCGGAACACCCCGATTGCTTGGGAAAAGCTTTGCGTAGTGCTCTTCGATCACATCCCACGGAATGGTTGCAGTTTTCTTTGCCCAGCGGTTCTCGGATTCAACTGCAAACCACGAGGCTGACTAAAATTCGGGAATGCGAGTTGTTTGTTACAATTTTTCTTGTACATGACTCTTTCTGCAGAAAACAGGTGCACTGGTTTTGACCGTTTTCTACATATAATATTCCACCTTTATAATACCACAGATAATCCCGAATTTCAGATAATTTTATGGTTTAATCTGAATTTTATTTGTAGAGATACAATTGATGTGAGACCAAGAAGAAAAAACATAGAGAGAAATCCTGTACAATGAAAATTTCCACCAAACAAAGATAGGATTCTCTCTATATCAACCAATATAGCAAAAACACAGCGGTATCTGCCACATACTTTGGCAACAAGATTTCATGCGGTTAAAACGGATCGCTCGAGATTTTCTGTGCAATTTGTTGTTCGCCGCTACAAGTTCTCGAAAGCCTCACTGATGCGCTGGAATCGTCGTTTTGACGGAACAATGGACTCGCTAAGAGACCGCTCCCATCGTCCAAAAACATGGCATCCGAATGCCCATACACAACCCGAAAAGACTTGGATAAAGAATTTCATCCGGCGAAATCCAACCCTCTCTCACTGAACGGTACGCGAAACTCAAGTTTCAGCGTGGCTAGCAACGTCATCCATGCTCCCTTTTTCGTTTTCTTCGAAAGCAAGGTTTCTACAAGGAAAAATCGGCAAAGAAGAATGTCTATGTGCCGAAGCCTTACGATACACCGAAAAAGCTGGGCATAAAATGGCAATTTGATGTGAAATATGTTCCGAAATCCTGCTACGTAGGAAGAATGCCCGACAAATTTTATCAGTACACGGTTATTGATGAGGCGAGCAGGGAGCGTTTTATCTACGCTTTTCGCGAACAATCTTCCTACTCCAGTGTTGAATTTATCAAAATGGCCATCAAACATTTTGGCTATCAACCAAAAATCATACAGACGGATAATGGCTTTGAATTTACCCATTTCCGGGAGACCCGTCGAACGCATCCATTTGATCTATACTGCCAAAAACAAGGGATTACGAACCAGCTTATTCGCCCAAGAACACCGAGACACAATGGCAAAGTAGAACGCAGTCACCGCAATGACAATGAGCGCTTCTACGCGCATTTGTCTTTCTACAGCTATGAGGATTTGCTTGTACAAATGAAGCGCTATTTATATAAATCGAACCGGTTGTCTATGCAGATCTTAGGATGGTTAACGCCCATAGAAAAACGCACCCTATTGCTGGCGGGTTAACCAGCCAGAATAGGATAGCATATAGGAGATTCTCTCTTGTTTTTTTGGTCTCACATCATTTACAAATGTACATGCTTTGGAAGATTGTCGTCGTTTTGGCTTTGCTTCTTCTTAAGATCCCGTCTGATCTGTAGAAAGATCTTTCCATTCTATGTATTCCGCGTAAATTTGCCTTGCGATTTCAGCTTCCTCCGGAACGATGATAGCTTTCCGTCATTATATTTTGTATAGCCGAGGAACCGATTGTAATTGACTCTGACTTTTCCTTGCTGATTTCTAAACGGAATGCCAAGCCTTACATTTTCTGAGATGGATTCCGATTCTGAGCCGTACTCATTCAATTGGACAGTCAATAATTGATTTCCATGAGTTGGAAATCAAAGTCTTACACAAATAGCAGTCTCAATACGGCAAAAAGCAGTTCTGATGTTACAACCTTGGTATTTTCAGTAGTCAGAATTGTTGTCAAACGGTCTGAAAAGGGTTCCAATCAACGGTCCAAACAAGGCAGCTTTTTGGAATCCCCTGATTTCAAGTCTATTTATGCTCTTTTAGTCCTTCACTCTTGACATCAAACAGACAGTCTCCCCGTGTGTCAAGACTACCCTAATGATAACACTACATCAAGAACTTGGTCTGCACGCTCGCTGCACGATGGAAGTTGGCAAAGGGGATGTCGTTGGAGGATAAGTGTCTAAACCTACTGCAAACTGAAATTTAAGCACGGTAAAGCACTTCAAATTCCTCGCAGATCACATTGCTGTTTTCATGAAAACTTATTCCGTATTCTTCAGCTTCTTTTCTGAAGAAATTTTTATGAACCTGTCTCCAATAAGATAAGGATCTGTCGCCCTCGCCTTCTTTGAAGGCATGTTCTGCTGTTATGTCACAGAATGGTGCTGTGTATACCTTAATATTTCTTATAATGCAAACTGCTTCATCCGCTGAATTCAGGATGATACTGATATCATCCACCTTGGGCTCCGGCTCATCCGGTTCGAATTCATATACTGCCGCCTGTGAGCAGGTTGCAGTCTTTATCCCCATACAGACTAATTCTGCCAGTTCATCTGCTTTATCGCCAAACTGCCATGCTTCATACGATATGCTTTTATCTATATCATATTTTTCACAGTATTCTTCCCAGATTTCATGTTGTGTCACTTTATCTTTTCCTCCGGTAAATTCTAATTTATCTAATTGCTGCTCCGATCTTCATGTTCAATCTCCACTCAGGCACTTCACCATCATCCGCCCAATATTCATCCATTTCCTGGATAAATATTTTGGCCTTATGTGCCTCGCTAATTATATCTGTTACACTGAATTTATAAATTCTTTTTATCAAATATGAGAATGCTCATTCCGATATCAATAATACTCAGTGCTATGGTTATTACAATCGGCACAGTGAATATATCTGTGTTTAAAGTCCCACGTATTAACGAATTCCCATCTGAAAGCAGTATGGGAAGATAATTTTTTATTTTTGGCAAAAAACTGAACAGATATAACGCGAGGACAACACCTCCTGTAGCAATAAGAACACCTGTGTTTGTTCTTAAACTGGTAGAAAATAAAATCATCAACGAGATATTCCATAAACCGAACAACCACCAGCAAACTGCGGAGAACATCATATTATGCGCTACAGAATTGTCCCAAAAATATGCATTATATCCGCAGGTAATTCCAAAACAAACCCAATAGCAAATTGTCCAAAAAGCAACAAGTACTATTGTTTTTGAAACAACAACCTTGTGCCGTTTAAGTCCCTTTGTCAAAGACAGTATCAAAGTCCCCGTTTGATATTCTCTGGTAAAAATACTGCTTTCAAGCAGAATAAACACAATGAGAGCCATCGGCATATTTTTGAAAAACTGTGTCCATGATTCCATAGCACTTACAGTTACAGATGTAACATGCATGCCGTTTTCTGCAAGAGAGTCCGATAACATTTCAAGCAGCCATGGCGTCATTTTCGCAACGGCGGGATTCATAACGCCGAATAGAATAAACAGTATACCGAGAATAATCAGCCTTCCAGAACGAATATGCTCCCTTATTTCTTTTTTTATGAGGGCCAGCAAAGACTTCATTTTTTGACCACCTCCATAAACAAAGATTCAAGAGTTGGCTCTACACGTTCCAGTTTCAAAATGGGAATATGTCTCTCTGCTATGATGCGTAATATAGAAAATATGGGATAATCACTTTCATAAAAAGACAATTGGTTGCTGCTGATTATCCGTATACGTGGGAAAATTTCCTGAAAAATACGCACATCAGTTTCCTTTTCCGTTTCCAGGAGATACTCATCCCTGCGGTATTTTGCCTTAACATCGCTTAGTTTCCCCTGAACACTTATCACCCCATCATTAAGAAAAGCCACATCTGTACATATGCGTTCTACATCCGACAAAATATGGGTAGAAAATAAAACTGTTGTTTGCTCTTTTACAGCAAGGAGAATTTCCAATATTTCTTTTCTACCAACAGGATCAAGGGCAGACGTAGGTTCATCACAAATCAACAACGCCGGACGATTCAACAAAGCCTGCGCAATTCCCAATCGCTGTTTCATGCCTCTTGAAAATCCCTTTATACGATGCTTTTCGTTGCCGAGGCCAACCATCTTCAGCATTCCTTCGCAGCGCATTTTATTCTCTGCCCTTTTTATTCCTGTAATTTCACCGCAGAACAAAAGATACTCCTGCGCGGTCATAAATGAATAAAACTCCGGTACATCGGGGAGATAACCGATATTGCGGTTTGTGTCTGTATGGCTACATATAACCTTTTCTCCACCAATTTTGATTTCACCGGCGTCCGCCTTCAAAAGCCCAAGTATCATTTTCATCGTCGTTGTCTTGCCTGCGCCGTTTTTGCCAATGAAGCCGAATATGCTATGTTCTGGCACAGTCAGATCCAACCCTTTCAGAACCTCTTTGTCGCCAAAACGCTTTTGTAAGCCGGTGATTTGCAATATTTCCATCACGAATCCTCCTTACCGAGCAGAAAGTAGAGAATTGGTCCGACAAAGCCCATCAGCGCAATGGTAATAACCAGCCATGATGTACGATTTCCTCGCTTATATGTGTCATGAGTCAAAATATGATACAGTGTATAACCCAGCAGCGCAAACTGCGCAATGATAAGCGGAATCAAGAACGGAAGATATTCTACAATTTTATCCATCTTTCTTCTCCTCTCCATAAACTTCTATGCAAAAACCGTGGTACCCGCAACAAGTACAAGTCAGTTTTCTGAGCGTTGGGGTATGACGCGCCCATAATGCTTCTTTAAATTTTGGTTTAAATATTTCATGACACTGTGGGCAAATATACGCAACCTTTTTGAAATAATAGATTGACACCCAGATTGCATATGGAATCGCTAACACAGCCCAAATAATGAGTGGCCACCATATTCCTGACGAAATTAGCAGGATAATAGATACCCACTGTAACATGCTGATAGGAATACCCGTAATCAGCAGAAGAGCATGAAGCTGTTTCAATTTATTTTTTCGTTTCACTACATAGGCTATGTCACCGATAGATTCAACAGAGAAAATATCCACGGTCTTTAGTTCTCGTTGAATACTTTCAATCAACTCCAGTTGTGTCTTGCGCTCATTGACTTCTTCTTTGATAATCTGTTCTTGTCGTTCCAGCAAAACAGCAATAACGCTGCCCGGATTTTCCTCTGCAAGCAGTTCTCCAATGCTGTTGATTGATATTCCTGCATCACGAAGAAAGCAAATGACCTTCATACGTTTTAAATCCTGTTCAGAGTATAGTCTGCGACCACCTTCAGACAATTCGCTGGGGACGAGAATATTCCTGGAGTCATAATACTGTACTGTTCTTACAGACACGCCACAAAGCTTTGCAATATCCCCTGTCGTGTATTTTGACATAGCTTTCACCTCCTTTCATTACGCAGTTTACAACATTACGCAGCGTCACAAGCAATACCTTACGTAGCGTTACAAGTAATAAATTACGCAATTTAAGGTACACCCATCATCTTACATTCTCTAAAATGATAGCTTCTTAAAATAAAACCCGGGTATTTTTACTTGATGCCATCACTCTTCCTCCCGTTTCACATACCGAAGCTCTATATCATATCCCAGTGCTTCCATCATCTTGACAAGCGTGTTGTTGACGATGGTTTCCTTGCTGCGGATTACTCGGTTTACGTAGGGAGCGGATGTACTGATTTCCTTTGCAAGCCTTGCCTGGGTGATTTCAGCTTCAATACATTTCGTTTTTATGTCCGAGCTTTTCTTAGAAATTCCCTAATTTCAAGCCTTATTATACAATTTAATCCATCACTCTTGACATCAAGACGACAGTCTCCACATGGATTAAGATGAGCCGATTGATGTCCACACCTCCCTTGAGACCTTATCTTGTACGAGGAAATTGTTCAAGGCTTAGACTCGTACTTGGAAACTGGTCGAGTTTTCCGGAATCATTACTAATATCCCTCTACCTCGTGACGATATTATCTATAGACTATTTTAACTCACCTTATGATCGCATCGTCGTCAGCCTGTAAAGCGCGTTGTACTATAATGTTATATGTTAGAGATGACAAGCTGAAAATTTGAGGTGATTGAATATGATTATGCATGATTGGAACAGCGAAAAGAAAGATGTCATTCTGCTGATCCATCCGATGCTTTCGTCAGCAAATGGAATGAAAACTTACGTTGCCGACAATATCGGGAATGGATACCGCTACCTCGCACCGGATCTTTCCGCACATGGTGATGCAATTAAAGACACCTACAAAAGTGCTTTTGACGAGGCAAGGCAAATTCATGATTATCTGGTCAAAAATCAGGTTAAGAAGATTAAGCTTGGCTTTGGAGCCTCCTTGGGAGGTGTGATTCTTCTGCAGCTTCTCAAGTATGACGATATTCAGTTTGAGCATGTGTTCTTTGAGGGAACGAGCTTTTACACTAATGCGAAACTTCTGGAATGGATCCTCAGATCCGTATTTTTGAAAAAACATAAAAAGGCCGTGGCAGATCCGGCGCTCAGTGTAAAGAGGATGTCCTCAATGTTTGGAACAGAAGCCGCTCCGCTTCTGGCAAAGCATTATATTGCCATGAGCGAGGAAAGCATAAGGAATATCATTCACGACTGTGCGTTCGTGGAGCTTCCGCCATTGTCCGATACGCTTCAGAAGAATTGTCTGTTTGCCTATGGTGATAAGGATTTCGACTACAAGAAGGCAAGGAGAATGCTCCGGAAGACATATCCTCATGCAGGAATGAAAGTGTGGGGAGGCTACGGGCATTGTGAGAGGATAACGAAAGATCAAGAAGGTTATTGCCATGACATCGAGGACTATATTTGTGCATAAATACAATGCGAGGTGAGGTATTCAATGAAGAAAGAAAAAACAGCCATGCTTTGCGACGTCATCGCCAATGTCATCTTCATGATTGGAGATTGCCTTGTGGATGCGTTCGGAGCAGGCCTGAACGCTTTTGAGCTGCTCATTATCGACCTGTGCTGGTGGCAACACAGCAAACCCAGACAGTTTCAAGGCAGTAATGGCGGGAAAATTTATCTTGGTGCAAAGAAACATGTGAAGGCTTTTCTGAGAACTATTCCTGTTTTTGCTGTGTCAGCCCTGCTTGTTTCGGGGATATTGCAGATTATTCAATAGGAGGATACAGCATGGATATATTTCGAGCAATTCTTGATGGAATAGCAATGGCCGGAATATTTAACGGAGCTGCGGCAACTGTAGTTTTGATCAATCCAAGATATTTCTTCGATTCTTACCCGAAAGCGATACAGAAAGCCGCACCAAAGCAAATGACCAAAGAGGAGAAGCACGTTAATTTTATATTCACTATCGTGGTTATGGGCATCTGCGCGGCATATGAAATCATCAGTAATATGCACACAGGCATCACCGGATTCTGGCCCTTATTCTGGACTGGATATATCAATTGGAATATTGTAAATTTCGGAGACTTTTTTCTTCTGGACTGCCTGTTATTTCAGG
This genomic window contains:
- a CDS encoding ABC transporter ATP-binding protein, whose amino-acid sequence is MEILQITGLQKRFGDKEVLKGLDLTVPEHSIFGFIGKNGAGKTTTMKMILGLLKADAGEIKIGGEKVICSHTDTNRNIGYLPDVPEFYSFMTAQEYLLFCGEITGIKRAENKMRCEGMLKMVGLGNEKHRIKGFSRGMKQRLGIAQALLNRPALLICDEPTSALDPVGRKEILEILLAVKEQTTVLFSTHILSDVERICTDVAFLNDGVISVQGKLSDVKAKYRRDEYLLETEKETDVRIFQEIFPRIRIISSNQLSFYESDYPIFSILRIIAERHIPILKLERVEPTLESLFMEVVKK
- a CDS encoding helix-turn-helix transcriptional regulator, with the translated sequence MSKKSSDIKTKCIEAEITQARLAKEISTSAPYVNRVIRSKETIVNNTLVKMMEALGYDIELRYVKREEE
- a CDS encoding PLDc N-terminal domain-containing protein, which produces MDKIVEYLPFLIPLIIAQFALLGYTLYHILTHDTYKRGNRTSWLVITIALMGFVGPILYFLLGKEDS
- a CDS encoding ABC transporter permease subunit, encoding MKSLLALIKKEIREHIRSGRLIILGILFILFGVMNPAVAKMTPWLLEMLSDSLAENGMHVTSVTVSAMESWTQFFKNMPMALIVFILLESSIFTREYQTGTLILSLTKGLKRHKVVVSKTIVLVAFWTICYWVCFGITCGYNAYFWDNSVAHNMMFSAVCWWLFGLWNISLMILFSTSLRTNTGVLIATGGVVLALYLFSFLPKIKNYLPILLSDGNSLIRGTLNTDIFTVPIVITIALSIIDIGMSILIFDKKNL
- a CDS encoding Ig-like domain-containing protein, coding for MKTSQLSMLSKRIIAVLLAFLITFGMLPIGEVFAETEKADWSVDETTSAQMDYWPLPDGMKIRVVGQAEGMKIPMINYVGTYINQDGRTVIRLSFRVFQNLATNWWKTAFFKFEDSLYNLIDWDDPGTGMYKGKADRRMHDSANYTTVVPFTDPGIQRTGAVNVKAQDLENNNNLVGGACISEIPIDLVLQAGKKTSDITGEPRVQMRIVTKEKKSGYYYAYCAAATPTKTEVKPYNSYTFMTFVPGVNNNNEVGTVGDVFGTWRADGGVKQFYGSHTYVKYDEQNSCLEVHYKFAKSGSGNTIFKDSYAFRQVFNDDLIKVLKPQDASGTIAEVYIANQTGKPFNNKKVRITQNDLSTSQNSALHQGYAGIQVASTVTSDGYSFGSSFAGLKNVLTSEQPKDVILPPDTTDFNSGLVTVVKYYIDKSKLADAGIATEDLCTFNFYNSIILDSTQKFMEFTGSNDTNSDLVIPAGSVINITWNGGKTSGAHSANVWGEWYSLNLGDEPYDIELRSNFINNGGGPVAGFSKFKYTLPFSMTIPKGQAIAFRTSDYKATSLPTSVTLTIPTTSGNKQITLNPGPETLVSKPRKADYVATFAGGCIANTSLSPDVDEIFTDSTNFTGRSKYGAADINVYYHDDTKYKFSADDGGETAEDSGTPIDVSINGYATKGFSFTTEGQTGFTLPTLVKDLPIRFSNTDVRSGSVESAKVVEKVQAKVKFDLNGGKMPITVKSFEGFNAPTATNPAGTEFDYKTARTADTAAVTRIVPMNEKASTDNGYTPNGFNGGTTKDHNGDTLTGDALELRKFVTDKPTKKDTNHNDLHFLGWSTEKLDGTPKENSQMWAKMIEATKAAQVNGQENYIWHEGEADEETLSNYRFTDASPVTKGITVYAVWGDKPVVIVPETPDTPVPEGYHKVSFAKGDHGNIADGAKTVFFVLDGKKITDAKAADPALVVPGVNPSDEYSFTGWKSDESPAVDYNAEITTPEKTVNADITFTAQYLNNVIPADPDNPNPPTGYVTVKFLKGAHGKLNGVGPDGDVEGVAALAFNVKNTVKWSAFKANIPEIVADSGYTKNGWDPSIPADTETVAAGTYTAQYTQNVVPGTGNPNNPDADKYVKLTMDANGGEITGESFYWVLKTYEVKAADVAATTATKDGAGFKSWDTTAAGGTAFFPKKLTADAIAYAQYTQNVVKTDTPTINQPVEGATEITGTAKPGANVTVTFPGNKTVEVTAGADGKWTADVPSGVDLKAGDKITAKAQEEGKEVSDEVTTTVKAAPVTEKSATPTIDDVTAGDDKVTGTAEPGANVTVTFPGNKTVEVTAGADGKWTADVPSEVDLKAGDEITAKAQEEGKEVSDEVTTTVKAAPVAEKSATPTIDDVTAGDDKVTGTAEPGANVTVTFPGNQTVEVTAGADGKWTADVPSGVDLKAGDKITAKAQEEGKEVSDEVTTTVKAAPVAEKSATPTIDDVTAGDDKVTGTAEPGANVTVTFPGNKTVEVTAGADGKWTADVPSEVDLKAGDKITAKAQEEGKEVSDEVTTTVKAAPVAEKSATPTIDDVTAGDDKVTGTAEPGANVTVTFPGNQTVEVTAXGWKSDESPAVDYNAEITTPEKTVNADITFTAQYLNNVIPADPDNPNPPTGYVTVKFLKGAHGKLNGVGPDGDVEGVAALAFNVKNTVKWSAFKANIPEIVADSGYTKNGWDPSIPADTETVAAGTYTAQYTQNVVPGTGNPNNPDADKYVKLTMDANGGEITGESFYWVLKTYEVKAADVAATTATKDGAGFKSWDTTAAGGTAFFPKKLTADAIAYAQYTQNVVKTDTPTINQPVEGATEITGTAKPGANVTVTFPGNKTVEVTAGADGKWTADVPSGVDLKAGDKITAKAQEEGKEVSDEVTTTVKAAPVAEKSATPTIDDVTAGDDKVTGTAEPGANVTVTFPGNQTVEVTAGADGKWTADVPSEVDLKAGDEITAKAKEEGKEVSDEATTTVKAVPVAEQSATPTIDDVTAGDDKVTGTAEPGANVTVTFPGNQTVEVTADDEGKWTADVPSGVDLKAGDEITAKAQEEGKEVSDPATATVAATGKVKLTFDPNGGVFSDGSTADKVYTVDKDSNFTIIDGPKKDGYVFDYWKGSKYKPGVNYVAAADHTFVAQWLKDTDGDGNPDVTDPDDNTAGGNSSNHAGGRTPITGDSGMTSWLLMFVFASIAIGGSIFYRRKSEHQ
- a CDS encoding ASCH domain-containing protein, which codes for MTQHEIWEEYCEKYDIDKSISYEAWQFGDKADELAELVCMGIKTATCSQAAVYEFEPDEPEPKVDDISIILNSADEAVCIIRNIKVYTAPFCDITAEHAFKEGEGDRSLSYWRQVHKNFFRKEAEEYGISFHENSNVICEEFEVLYRA
- a CDS encoding MerR family transcriptional regulator; its protein translation is MSKYTTGDIAKLCGVSVRTVQYYDSRNILVPSELSEGGRRLYSEQDLKRMKVICFLRDAGISINSIGELLAEENPGSVIAVLLERQEQIIKEEVNERKTQLELIESIQRELKTVDIFSVESIGDIAYVVKRKNKLKQLHALLLITGIPISMLQWVSIILLISSGIWWPLIIWAVLAIPYAIWVSIYYFKKVAYICPQCHEIFKPKFKEALWARHTPTLRKLTCTCCGYHGFCIEVYGEEKKDG
- a CDS encoding alpha/beta hydrolase, which encodes MIMHDWNSEKKDVILLIHPMLSSANGMKTYVADNIGNGYRYLAPDLSAHGDAIKDTYKSAFDEARQIHDYLVKNQVKKIKLGFGASLGGVILLQLLKYDDIQFEHVFFEGTSFYTNAKLLEWILRSVFLKKHKKAVADPALSVKRMSSMFGTEAAPLLAKHYIAMSEESIRNIIHDCAFVELPPLSDTLQKNCLFAYGDKDFDYKKARRMLRKTYPHAGMKVWGGYGHCERITKDQEGYCHDIEDYICA